One genomic region from Spirosoma sp. KCTC 42546 encodes:
- the metH gene encoding methionine synthase → MKTIYELLHERILVLDGAMGTMIQRYNLTDADYRGERFKDWPHDLKGNNDLLSLTKPDIIKAIHKQYLEAGADIIETNTFSGTTIAMADYHMEELAYELNYESARIAKEVAEEITRQNPDKPRFVAGAMGPTNRTASLSPDVNNPAYRAVTFDDLVNAYYEQVSGLVDGGSDVLLVETIFDTLNAKAAMFAIDKYFNLNPQKTVLPIMISGTITDASGRTLSGQTTEAFLYSVSHLPLLSVGLNCALGAALMRPYIQTLAKEAPFFTSAYPNAGLPNEFGEYDETPDMMAAQIEDFIKSSFVNIVGGCCGSTPDHIRAIADVAAKYPPRQLPEAEPYQKLSGLEPLKITEQTNFLNVGERTNVTGSKKFARLIKEGNFDEALSIARGQVEGGAQVIDINMDEGMLDSVEAMKTFLNLIAAEPDIARVPIMVDSSKWEVIEAGLKCVQGKAIVNSISLKEGEEAFIERAQLVKRYGAAAVVMAFDETGQADSYERRIQICERAYRILVDKVKFAPQDIIFDPNILTVATGIEEHNNYAVDFINATRWIKQNLPLAKVSGGVSNISFSFRGNDVVREAMHSAFLYHAIRAGMDMGIVNAGQLEVYDSIPKELLERCEDVLLNRRDDATERLVDFAETVKAKGKVIVQDESWRLEPVRERLKHALIKGITDYIDQDVEEIRQQVERPLHVIEGPLMDGMNVVGDLFGAGKMFLPQVVKSARVMKKAVAYLTPFIEAEKLIGGDTSQNAGKILLATVKGDVHDIGKNIVGVVLGCNNYEIIDLGVMVPTQKILDAAREHNVDIIGLSGLITPSLDEMVGVAKEMERQGFTMPLLIGGATTSRMHTAVKIDPHYSGPVVHVLDASRSVPVAGKLVSDTDGTRDKIFTEIKAEYVKLRDDHARRQKEKASLSIAKARDNRTKIDWSSFEPTKPTFLGNRYFEDYDIAELAKYIDWTPFFQTWQLHGKYPAIFEDAVVGQEAKKLFDDANRLLQEIIDNKLLKAKAVVGFFPANSADDDVLLHDFEEHTREVPCERHGSHQHIEYKISKAQSQTAVSSAGELIYDTRTVLHFLRQQNQKAPGLPNFCLSDFIAPLESGREDYIGGFAVTAGIGIEALIEKYDRDHDDYNSIMVKALADRLAEAFAERMHERVRKEFWPYAVDENLPNEQLIKEAYQGIRPAPGYPACPDHTEKATLFNLLDATKIDIELTESYAMYPASSVSGFYFSHPESKYFPVGKINKDQVLDYALRKDMPVDEVEKWLSPVLSYDV, encoded by the coding sequence TTGAAAACGATATACGAACTCCTCCACGAACGCATCCTCGTCCTTGATGGTGCGATGGGTACGATGATCCAACGGTATAACCTGACTGATGCGGATTACCGGGGTGAACGATTTAAGGATTGGCCACATGATCTGAAGGGTAACAACGATTTGTTATCGTTGACGAAACCGGATATAATCAAGGCGATCCATAAGCAATATCTGGAAGCAGGTGCCGACATTATTGAAACCAATACTTTCAGTGGTACAACCATTGCCATGGCCGATTACCACATGGAGGAACTGGCTTATGAACTCAACTATGAATCGGCCCGGATTGCCAAAGAGGTAGCTGAGGAAATTACACGTCAGAATCCGGATAAACCGCGCTTTGTCGCCGGTGCTATGGGACCAACGAACCGTACAGCTTCCCTGTCGCCGGATGTGAACAATCCCGCCTATAGGGCTGTTACGTTCGATGATTTGGTCAATGCGTATTATGAGCAGGTGAGTGGTTTAGTGGATGGTGGCTCAGATGTGCTGCTAGTCGAAACAATCTTTGATACCCTCAATGCGAAGGCAGCTATGTTTGCCATCGACAAATATTTCAATTTAAATCCGCAGAAGACGGTTCTGCCCATCATGATCTCAGGCACCATTACCGATGCCAGTGGTCGTACATTATCGGGGCAGACGACCGAAGCGTTTTTGTACTCGGTTTCCCATTTGCCCCTGCTCAGTGTAGGCTTAAACTGTGCGCTTGGTGCTGCCTTAATGCGGCCTTACATTCAGACACTCGCAAAAGAAGCACCATTTTTTACGTCAGCCTACCCGAATGCGGGCTTGCCTAATGAATTTGGTGAGTACGATGAAACGCCGGATATGATGGCGGCTCAAATCGAAGATTTTATTAAAAGTAGTTTCGTCAATATTGTTGGCGGCTGTTGTGGCTCTACACCCGATCATATCCGTGCTATTGCGGATGTGGCGGCTAAATATCCGCCCCGGCAATTGCCGGAAGCTGAGCCTTATCAAAAGCTGAGCGGCCTGGAACCCCTGAAAATTACGGAGCAAACCAACTTCCTGAATGTTGGCGAACGAACGAACGTAACAGGGTCAAAGAAATTTGCCCGGCTCATTAAAGAAGGGAATTTCGATGAAGCCCTGAGTATTGCCCGTGGCCAGGTTGAAGGGGGCGCGCAGGTGATTGACATCAACATGGATGAAGGCATGCTGGATTCGGTGGAGGCCATGAAAACCTTCCTGAACCTGATTGCTGCCGAGCCCGATATTGCCCGTGTCCCTATCATGGTCGATTCCTCAAAGTGGGAAGTGATCGAGGCTGGCCTGAAATGCGTCCAGGGAAAAGCCATTGTGAACTCCATCTCCCTAAAAGAAGGCGAAGAGGCATTCATTGAACGGGCACAACTCGTTAAACGCTATGGTGCGGCTGCGGTGGTAATGGCGTTCGACGAAACCGGGCAGGCTGACTCCTACGAACGGCGCATTCAAATCTGCGAACGGGCGTACCGGATTCTGGTCGATAAAGTCAAATTTGCTCCACAGGATATCATTTTCGATCCCAATATCCTGACTGTAGCAACGGGTATCGAAGAGCACAACAACTACGCCGTTGACTTCATCAACGCAACGCGCTGGATCAAGCAAAACCTGCCGCTAGCCAAAGTGAGTGGGGGCGTATCGAATATCTCGTTTAGTTTCCGGGGTAACGATGTTGTACGGGAAGCGATGCACTCGGCCTTTCTGTATCACGCCATTCGGGCCGGTATGGATATGGGTATCGTGAATGCCGGGCAACTGGAAGTGTATGATAGCATTCCAAAAGAGTTGCTGGAGCGTTGCGAAGATGTACTTCTCAATCGTCGGGACGATGCCACCGAGCGCCTGGTCGATTTTGCCGAAACGGTGAAAGCGAAAGGGAAAGTCATTGTTCAGGATGAAAGCTGGCGGCTCGAACCCGTTCGGGAACGTCTCAAGCACGCCCTTATCAAAGGCATTACCGATTATATTGACCAGGACGTTGAAGAAATCCGGCAGCAGGTAGAACGACCGTTGCACGTCATTGAAGGTCCATTGATGGACGGTATGAATGTAGTGGGTGATCTGTTTGGGGCGGGTAAAATGTTTCTGCCTCAGGTAGTTAAATCAGCGCGGGTAATGAAAAAAGCGGTGGCCTATTTAACCCCGTTTATTGAAGCCGAGAAACTTATTGGGGGAGATACATCCCAGAATGCCGGAAAAATCCTGCTGGCAACGGTTAAAGGCGACGTTCACGATATTGGCAAAAACATTGTTGGTGTGGTGCTGGGTTGCAATAACTACGAGATTATTGACCTTGGAGTGATGGTGCCGACCCAAAAAATTCTGGACGCTGCCCGCGAACATAACGTAGACATTATCGGATTGAGTGGGTTGATTACGCCTTCGCTTGATGAAATGGTCGGCGTAGCAAAAGAAATGGAGCGGCAGGGCTTTACCATGCCGTTGCTAATTGGGGGCGCAACCACCTCACGGATGCATACGGCGGTTAAGATCGATCCACACTATTCGGGGCCGGTAGTTCACGTGCTGGATGCCAGTCGGAGCGTTCCGGTTGCCGGAAAACTGGTTAGTGATACAGACGGTACGCGGGATAAAATCTTCACAGAGATTAAAGCTGAGTACGTTAAACTTCGGGATGATCACGCTAGGCGGCAGAAAGAAAAAGCCAGCCTGAGTATTGCCAAGGCGCGCGATAACCGGACAAAAATAGACTGGAGTTCGTTTGAGCCTACCAAGCCAACGTTTCTGGGCAACCGGTACTTCGAGGATTATGATATTGCCGAACTCGCAAAGTACATCGACTGGACACCATTCTTCCAGACCTGGCAATTGCACGGCAAGTACCCGGCTATTTTCGAAGATGCGGTTGTTGGACAGGAAGCTAAAAAGTTGTTCGATGATGCGAACCGGCTTTTGCAGGAAATTATTGATAACAAACTCCTGAAAGCAAAGGCCGTTGTTGGATTCTTCCCTGCCAATTCGGCTGATGATGACGTGTTGCTCCACGATTTTGAAGAACACACTCGGGAGGTTCCCTGTGAGCGTCACGGCTCCCATCAGCACATTGAATACAAAATCAGCAAAGCGCAGTCGCAAACGGCGGTGAGTTCAGCAGGTGAGTTGATCTACGATACCAGGACCGTATTGCATTTCCTGCGCCAGCAGAATCAGAAGGCGCCCGGCTTGCCAAACTTCTGTTTATCGGACTTCATTGCGCCATTGGAAAGCGGCCGGGAAGATTACATTGGTGGATTTGCTGTAACGGCCGGTATTGGCATTGAAGCGTTGATCGAAAAATATGATCGCGACCATGACGATTACAACAGCATTATGGTGAAAGCGCTTGCCGATCGCCTGGCCGAAGCGTTTGCAGAACGGATGCACGAGCGTGTTCGGAAGGAATTCTGGCCGTATGCCGTCGACGAAAATCTACCAAATGAGCAATTGATTAAAGAGGCTTACCAGGGAATTCGGCCCGCACCGGGTTATCCGGCCTGCCCCGACCACACCGAGAAGGCAACCTTGTTTAATCTGCTGGATGCCACTAAGATCGATATTGAATTAACCGAAAGTTATGCCATGTATCCGGCGTCATCGGTGAGTGGTTTTTACTTTTCACACCCGGAATCCAAGTATTTCCCTGTCGGAAAAATCAATAAAGATCAGGTTTTGGATTATGCTCTCCGGAAGGATATGCCCGTTGACGAGGTTGAAAAATGGCTGAGCCCGGTGTTGAGTTATGATGTGTAG
- a CDS encoding SxtJ family membrane protein: MDVTEKVKAQLVIVTGLVVLYFVFKSPWWLYAAAAVGLLSLAIPVVGDLIVKAWFKVAEILGNINGKIILSILFFVFLWPIALLYRLTSKNPLDIKRTNEKSFYNERNHQYTKEDLEQTW, translated from the coding sequence ATGGATGTTACCGAAAAAGTAAAGGCCCAGCTGGTCATCGTGACTGGTCTGGTTGTGTTATATTTTGTGTTTAAATCACCCTGGTGGCTTTATGCAGCAGCAGCCGTTGGCTTGCTGAGCCTGGCTATTCCGGTAGTTGGTGATTTGATTGTGAAGGCCTGGTTCAAAGTGGCTGAAATACTGGGAAACATCAATGGCAAGATCATTTTGTCGATCCTGTTTTTTGTGTTTTTATGGCCAATTGCGTTGCTGTATCGCCTGACGTCGAAAAATCCGCTGGATATTAAACGGACGAACGAAAAGTCGTTTTACAACGAGCGGAATCACCAGTACACGAAAGAGGATTTGGAACAGACCTGGTAG
- a CDS encoding DUF5989 family protein, with protein MEFLQDIFKFMKQRKKWWLAPMIILLLLIGVLIVIGGGSAVAPFIYTLF; from the coding sequence ATGGAATTTTTGCAGGACATTTTCAAATTCATGAAGCAGCGCAAAAAATGGTGGCTGGCTCCGATGATTATTTTACTGTTACTCATCGGTGTTCTAATTGTTATTGGTGGCGGTTCTGCCGTTGCTCCATTTATCTATACGTTGTTTTAA
- a CDS encoding SGNH/GDSL hydrolase family protein, which translates to MGSKLVSSAVRLLLLGFLAFILYYGDRLHVTFDYPHKGLFDNVYVRLAKGCILVLIVIELLRCYYYGVVKNPKPPKFLGNLATLFVPLVGLLVFVEIIFMCISQSQEGGLTLASHIWFERYWPPMVGDYRDTTKVDTVGKKNVLVVGDSFTSGHGLKSADERYGNVLSEKLGTKEYVTYNLGISGSDTRDEYARLVKFGKTPDVLVLQYFPNDIEKVARDHGLVPAGFEPYSDMPRAVQSLFIKSYLLNYLYWQFPHGNFAPFDTYARTAYGTPAIINDHLSDLNKFITYAQEHNSRFYVVMFPFSHNIEKTAVYVKPVVDFFQRSNVPILDVGKLMGDIAPNDRVVGRNDGHASALVNQRVGDALFRLMQSNPGTVQAPSVNKQIN; encoded by the coding sequence ATGGGATCAAAACTTGTATCCAGTGCCGTCCGTCTGCTTTTGCTCGGATTCCTGGCCTTTATTTTGTATTACGGTGATCGACTGCATGTTACGTTCGATTACCCACACAAAGGTTTGTTTGATAACGTATATGTTCGACTGGCAAAAGGGTGTATCCTGGTGCTGATCGTTATTGAACTGCTTCGCTGCTACTATTATGGCGTTGTCAAAAATCCGAAGCCACCGAAGTTTCTTGGTAATTTAGCCACCCTGTTTGTTCCACTTGTTGGGCTGTTGGTTTTTGTTGAGATCATCTTTATGTGCATTTCCCAAAGCCAGGAAGGAGGTCTTACACTGGCATCGCATATCTGGTTTGAACGCTACTGGCCTCCCATGGTCGGCGATTATCGGGATACGACAAAAGTTGATACAGTAGGTAAAAAGAACGTTTTGGTGGTGGGCGACTCGTTTACGTCGGGTCACGGTCTCAAATCAGCTGACGAACGGTACGGGAATGTTCTTAGCGAAAAATTAGGTACCAAAGAGTATGTAACATACAACCTCGGTATATCAGGCTCCGATACGCGTGATGAATACGCTCGGCTGGTAAAGTTTGGCAAAACGCCTGACGTGTTGGTTTTGCAGTATTTCCCGAACGACATTGAAAAGGTAGCCCGCGATCATGGGTTAGTTCCTGCTGGATTTGAGCCGTATTCGGATATGCCCCGCGCTGTACAGTCGCTGTTTATTAAGTCGTATTTGCTCAATTATTTATACTGGCAGTTTCCACACGGTAATTTTGCGCCTTTTGATACATACGCCCGCACTGCCTACGGCACACCGGCCATTATTAACGACCACTTAAGCGACCTTAACAAATTCATAACCTACGCACAGGAGCATAATTCCCGCTTTTACGTTGTTATGTTTCCGTTCTCGCACAATATTGAAAAAACAGCTGTGTACGTTAAACCTGTAGTTGACTTCTTTCAACGCAGTAACGTACCCATTCTGGATGTTGGTAAACTCATGGGCGATATTGCCCCGAACGATCGGGTTGTAGGCCGTAATGATGGCCATGCCAGTGCTCTGGTGAATCAGCGTGTGGGCGATGCTTTGTTTCGACTTATGCAGTCGAATCCGGGTACTGTTCAGGCGCCATCTGTTAACAAGCAAATAAACTAA
- a CDS encoding carbamoyltransferase: MTILGISAFYHDSAAALIEDGRIVAAAQEERFTRKKHDPGFPAQAIKYCLQYGGADLNKLDAIVFYDKPLLKFERLLETYYAFAPQGIRSFLLSIPVWLKEKLFLKRLIRQELEKLGYDPSKKVKLLFPEHHLSHGASAFYPSPFERAAILTVDGVGEWATASIGLGEGKNISILKEMRFPHSLGLLYSAFTYFLGFRVNSGEYKLMGLAPYGDPNSPDVARYMAIIKEKLVDLRPDGSIWLNQEYFDYATGLTMVKEAKWAELFGFPQRQPEDELKDYHCNLGLAIQYLTEEVVLNMAREAKRLTNADALVMAGGVALNCVSNGKLQAAGLFKDIFIQPAAGDAGGALGAALAAYHIYFGKERIVTTERDAMRGSYLGPTFSDLDVELMAVKYKAVSTHFTDFAELSTEAARLLAEGNVVGWVQGRMEFGPRALGGRSILGDPRNAEMQKKLNLKIKYRESFRPFAPSVLAEDCAEYFDYDGISPYMLLVHPVAESRRTPVPADYASFPLREKLYYQRSDLPSITHIDYSARIQTVHKDTNPRYYQLIDSFKKLTGYGVIVNTSFNVRGEPIVSTPDDAYRCFMRTEMDYLVVGNFLFDKRQQPEWQEKDNWKEEFVLD; encoded by the coding sequence ATGACTATATTAGGTATTTCTGCTTTTTATCACGATTCGGCAGCTGCATTGATTGAAGATGGTCGTATCGTTGCCGCTGCTCAGGAAGAGCGATTTACCCGTAAAAAGCACGATCCGGGTTTTCCTGCTCAGGCTATTAAATACTGTCTTCAGTATGGCGGGGCCGATCTCAATAAACTAGACGCCATTGTTTTTTACGATAAGCCACTGCTCAAATTTGAGCGGCTGCTTGAAACCTATTACGCCTTTGCTCCCCAGGGAATTCGGTCTTTTTTGCTATCGATTCCGGTTTGGTTGAAAGAAAAATTATTTCTTAAGCGGCTCATTCGTCAGGAGTTAGAGAAGCTAGGATACGACCCATCTAAAAAAGTGAAACTGCTTTTTCCTGAGCACCACCTCTCGCATGGAGCCAGTGCTTTTTATCCATCTCCATTCGAGCGGGCGGCTATTCTGACCGTCGATGGCGTTGGCGAATGGGCAACGGCTTCCATAGGTTTAGGGGAGGGTAAAAACATTTCTATCCTGAAAGAAATGCGGTTCCCACACTCGCTGGGGCTGTTATATTCGGCATTTACCTATTTTCTGGGCTTTCGGGTAAATTCCGGCGAGTATAAATTGATGGGTCTGGCACCTTATGGGGACCCAAATTCGCCTGATGTAGCCCGGTATATGGCCATCATCAAAGAAAAATTAGTTGACCTTCGCCCCGATGGGTCCATTTGGCTCAATCAGGAGTATTTCGATTATGCTACTGGCCTAACCATGGTGAAAGAGGCCAAATGGGCAGAGCTGTTTGGATTTCCGCAGCGTCAGCCTGAAGATGAACTGAAAGATTATCACTGTAATCTGGGGTTGGCTATTCAGTATCTGACCGAAGAAGTGGTGCTAAATATGGCTCGTGAAGCCAAACGCCTGACTAATGCCGATGCACTGGTTATGGCGGGTGGGGTCGCACTGAACTGTGTATCGAACGGAAAACTACAGGCTGCTGGCCTGTTCAAAGACATCTTTATTCAGCCAGCCGCCGGTGATGCGGGTGGCGCGTTAGGAGCAGCCCTGGCAGCTTACCACATCTATTTTGGTAAAGAACGTATAGTTACCACCGAGCGCGATGCCATGCGGGGCTCTTATCTGGGACCAACGTTTTCGGATCTGGATGTTGAGTTGATGGCTGTTAAGTATAAAGCTGTTTCAACTCATTTTACGGATTTTGCTGAGTTAAGTACCGAAGCGGCCCGTTTATTAGCTGAAGGCAATGTAGTTGGCTGGGTACAGGGGCGGATGGAGTTTGGTCCAAGAGCCCTGGGTGGACGGAGTATCCTGGGTGATCCACGGAACGCCGAAATGCAGAAAAAACTGAATCTGAAGATCAAATACCGCGAGTCCTTCCGGCCGTTTGCTCCCTCGGTTCTGGCCGAAGATTGTGCCGAGTATTTTGATTATGACGGTATTTCACCCTATATGCTGCTAGTGCATCCGGTAGCCGAAAGTCGCCGGACACCCGTTCCTGCCGACTATGCCAGTTTCCCACTGCGCGAAAAGCTGTACTATCAGCGCTCCGATTTACCTTCCATTACGCACATCGACTACTCTGCCCGGATTCAAACGGTTCATAAAGATACCAACCCGCGCTACTATCAGTTGATCGACTCGTTTAAGAAACTTACGGGCTATGGCGTCATTGTTAACACCAGTTTCAACGTACGGGGCGAGCCTATCGTTTCTACGCCGGATGATGCCTACCGTTGCTTCATGCGTACCGAAATGGATTATTTGGTGGTCGGTAATTTCCTGTTCGATAAGCGCCAGCAACCTGAGTGGCAGGAGAAAGATAACTGGAAAGAAGAATTTGTTTTAGACTAG
- a CDS encoding Ppx/GppA phosphatase family protein has protein sequence MKLAAIDIGSNAARLQISTVLHNDSLVSFKRVEYVRFPLRLGHDVFNFGALTPESEARTTKLLQAYKLLMELHEVEGYMACATSAMRESSNGHEIADRIEAATGIKIHIIDGSKEAELINNVVVQALDDQQYLHIDVGGGSTELNVYENRKKINSKSFKIGSVRLLEGKEHKGAWRKIEDWVEDNVDATREITAVGTGGNISKLFNLASKTSELETTRTEIERIRDYIASFSQEDRINKLRLNADRADVIVPAADIYISVMKWAGASRIIVPDLGLKDGIIQQVYAQRGKRKSMP, from the coding sequence ATGAAACTGGCAGCCATTGATATCGGTTCCAACGCAGCTCGTCTGCAAATCTCAACAGTCTTGCACAACGATAGTCTGGTCAGCTTTAAGCGTGTCGAGTATGTACGCTTTCCGCTCCGGTTGGGACATGATGTGTTCAATTTTGGCGCACTGACGCCGGAAAGTGAAGCGCGTACCACTAAACTTCTGCAAGCCTATAAACTGCTTATGGAGTTGCATGAGGTAGAGGGCTACATGGCCTGTGCTACATCGGCCATGCGTGAATCATCGAACGGCCACGAAATAGCCGACCGTATTGAAGCCGCTACAGGCATTAAAATCCACATTATAGACGGCAGTAAAGAGGCAGAACTCATCAACAATGTAGTGGTTCAGGCCCTTGACGATCAACAATATCTGCACATTGATGTTGGCGGAGGAAGTACAGAGCTAAATGTTTACGAAAACCGAAAAAAAATAAATTCCAAGTCGTTTAAAATAGGCTCCGTTCGATTACTGGAAGGAAAAGAACATAAAGGAGCCTGGCGTAAAATTGAGGATTGGGTCGAGGATAATGTTGACGCAACCCGCGAAATTACGGCAGTTGGTACAGGAGGTAATATCAGCAAATTGTTTAATCTGGCCTCCAAAACCTCAGAACTGGAAACAACCCGAACCGAGATTGAACGCATTCGGGATTACATTGCGAGCTTCAGTCAGGAAGATCGTATCAACAAGCTTCGCCTGAATGCCGACCGGGCCGATGTGATTGTACCAGCCGCCGACATTTATATTTCAGTGATGAAGTGGGCTGGTGCCAGCAGAATTATTGTGCCAGATTTGGGTTTAAAAGATGGAATTATTCAACAAGTGTACGCGCAACGGGGTAAACGGAAGTCTATGCCCTGA
- a CDS encoding ATP-binding protein has protein sequence MDVLPTAHLQQRLDALALENTLLKSQIDQQGINQRFLLEFSDRFATYKVGDEFFHSLVSYITEQTKLDYVFLGELVEPSPGAFAIRTYALTANGQTVGNIQYDLPDGPCEQVIQGKLSTYPSQCRRLFPKNQTLVQFNVEGYIGYPLYDTKGHAFGILTVMHQSPINEPEYIASLLKIVAKRAEFELERIRYETELKEINQTLLEKNQELIHRNAELASFSYVASHDLQEPLRKIQAFGDRLKTSYAPKLDEEGTDIVDRMVLAAKRMSMLIKDLLDYSRLTLRSDSWGPQPLAALMGVVVSELEISIQDTGALIQVGKLDTIPGDASQLIQLFQNLLSNAIKFMKPGTVPHIQIESRRVSSTELPAAFLPIATQTEYCQIDICDNGIGFDAHQAERIFGTFQRLHGQGKYPGTGIGLAIAKKIAENHRGYIMAMSQPGKGATFSVYLPTQDVLN, from the coding sequence ATGGATGTACTGCCAACTGCTCATTTACAGCAGCGACTTGATGCCCTGGCGCTTGAAAACACCTTATTGAAGTCTCAGATTGACCAGCAGGGAATCAATCAGCGCTTTCTTCTGGAGTTCTCAGACCGATTTGCCACGTACAAGGTTGGTGATGAGTTCTTTCACTCACTCGTTAGCTACATTACCGAGCAAACAAAGCTTGACTATGTATTTCTGGGCGAGTTGGTTGAACCGTCGCCGGGTGCATTTGCCATTCGTACGTATGCCCTTACCGCTAATGGCCAGACCGTTGGCAACATCCAGTACGACCTTCCCGATGGTCCCTGTGAGCAGGTTATTCAGGGTAAGCTATCTACCTACCCCAGCCAATGCCGGCGACTCTTTCCTAAAAACCAAACCCTGGTTCAGTTCAATGTGGAAGGCTATATTGGCTATCCATTATACGACACGAAAGGCCATGCGTTCGGGATACTGACCGTCATGCACCAATCGCCTATTAACGAACCAGAGTACATTGCCTCGCTTTTAAAAATTGTAGCCAAACGAGCCGAATTTGAACTTGAACGGATTCGCTACGAAACAGAACTGAAAGAAATCAATCAGACCCTGTTAGAAAAAAATCAGGAACTCATACACCGGAATGCCGAATTGGCCTCATTCAGTTATGTCGCTTCGCACGATTTGCAGGAGCCATTGCGTAAAATTCAGGCCTTTGGCGATCGGTTGAAGACAAGCTATGCCCCCAAATTAGACGAAGAAGGGACAGATATTGTTGACCGAATGGTTCTGGCAGCCAAGCGCATGTCGATGCTTATCAAAGACTTACTCGATTACTCCCGGCTCACGCTTCGCTCCGATAGTTGGGGACCTCAGCCTTTAGCGGCACTAATGGGTGTTGTAGTAAGCGAATTGGAAATTAGCATTCAGGATACGGGGGCGCTGATCCAGGTAGGCAAACTGGATACAATACCTGGCGATGCCAGTCAACTTATCCAGTTATTTCAGAACCTGCTTTCCAACGCAATCAAATTTATGAAACCTGGCACTGTGCCCCATATTCAGATTGAGAGTCGGCGGGTCAGTAGCACAGAACTCCCGGCAGCATTTTTGCCAATAGCTACCCAGACCGAATACTGCCAGATAGACATCTGTGATAATGGAATCGGATTCGATGCCCATCAGGCAGAACGTATATTTGGTACATTCCAGCGACTGCATGGACAGGGTAAATATCCCGGTACTGGCATTGGCCTGGCTATTGCCAAAAAGATTGCAGAAAATCACCGGGGATACATCATGGCAATGAGCCAACCCGGTAAAGGAGCCACATTCAGTGTCTACTTACCAACACAGGACGTCCTAAACTAA
- a CDS encoding GNAT family N-acetyltransferase encodes MNEYTILLQQNPKPADVPEFHQCGFLFNDYNHLRQQDEGYLYLLTALNKTTRRADARCAFFIRSNEAVSPQAAPFGSIEFSKTLPEPVLVNFLDLLVETARTVDVASLRIVNYPNCYAPEQASLLTTHLINHGFRIRETSQTFFLPITANPFEQTITPAERRRLHKCREAGFQFMHWKTPDISKVIEFLQGTRYQKGYPLTIAPEKLTNLLRGFPNHVSVFTVNDGVKPIALTVAVRVREDIVYNFLPASHPAYHTFSPMVMLIGELFAYCQKQKIKLLDLGVSLDDNHQPKPSLIRFKRNLGAQESPKLVFEKLF; translated from the coding sequence ATGAACGAATATACTATCCTACTCCAACAAAACCCAAAACCAGCTGATGTTCCTGAATTTCACCAATGTGGTTTTCTATTTAATGACTACAATCATCTTCGGCAACAAGACGAAGGCTACCTTTATTTACTGACAGCCCTGAACAAAACCACTCGACGAGCCGATGCCCGATGTGCTTTTTTTATTCGTTCCAATGAGGCTGTTAGCCCTCAGGCAGCACCATTTGGCTCTATCGAATTTTCTAAAACACTCCCAGAGCCAGTTTTAGTTAATTTCCTGGATTTGCTTGTCGAAACTGCTCGCACAGTCGACGTTGCTAGTTTGCGGATCGTTAATTACCCGAACTGTTATGCACCTGAACAAGCCAGTCTTTTGACTACCCATTTGATCAATCATGGTTTTCGCATACGAGAAACAAGTCAAACGTTCTTTTTACCTATTACCGCCAATCCGTTTGAACAGACGATTACCCCCGCTGAACGCCGACGATTGCATAAATGCAGGGAAGCTGGCTTCCAGTTTATGCATTGGAAAACTCCAGACATCAGTAAGGTGATTGAATTTTTACAGGGAACTCGCTATCAGAAAGGCTACCCACTCACTATAGCGCCAGAAAAGCTAACCAACCTACTACGAGGTTTCCCAAATCACGTTTCTGTTTTTACGGTAAATGATGGCGTTAAACCCATTGCCTTAACAGTAGCGGTGCGCGTTCGGGAGGATATAGTGTACAACTTCCTGCCAGCCTCGCATCCCGCTTATCACACATTTAGTCCTATGGTTATGCTCATAGGTGAGCTGTTCGCCTATTGTCAAAAACAAAAAATCAAACTACTTGACTTAGGGGTGTCACTCGATGATAACCACCAGCCTAAACCCAGTCTGATACGTTTCAAACGGAACCTAGGTGCCCAGGAATCCCCCAAACTGGTTTTCGAGAAGCTGTTTTGA